CCTAGAAATTCAACTATTGATTCTGGTACAAAAAGTTTATTCACATAAGTATAATATTTTTAATTGATACATCTAAGATTTGTCAGCAGTTGAAATAAGGCTACCTAATCGAGAACTCCTCCTGAGTTCAATTAGCTAATGACCTCCTGTCATTAGACCTTATTTCTCCTGCTTTCTCATCAAGATGTATTGCAATTAAAAACAAAATTTTGTTCATATGACTTTTTGTACCAGAATCAACTATTATGGTTTATTTATAATACCATAATTTAGTTTTTGTTTGCATTATTTTTATATATATTTTGTTAACCAAAAACCAGTGTACAAATTATCAACGCTGAAACAAAGCCGGTTAAGTCACCGATCAATCCGATGGCAAGGGCATGTCGAGATTTCTTTATCCCTACGGAGCCAAAATACACTGTCAAAACGTAAAATGTAGTATCAGTACTTCCCTGCATTGTAGAAGCTAATCTGCCAACAAAAGAATCCGGTCCATGGGTTTGAAAGATCTCAGTCATCATAGCAAAAGTACTAGAGCCTGAAATTGGCCGCATCAAAGCCATTGGTATAATATCAGAGGGAATATAAAATGCTGTCAGGATAGGTTCAATGAATGACAAAATAAATTCCATGGCACCACTTGCTCTAAAAATACCTAGCGCACACATCATTGCTACTAGAAAAGGAATTAGTTTTATAGAAGTATCAAATCCATCCTTTGCACCCTCAACAAAGGTATCAAACACATCTACATTTTTGATTTGACCATAAATTAGAGTCACAACTATTAAAAAGGGTATTGCCCATTTAGAAATTAGTGTAACCAAATCAGTCATTTAAAGGCTCCCCTCAAAATATTTTCTTTAATTTTATTTATTTGCTAAACTTTCTAGCAACTTTATCAGCAGAAATGGCCGCAATTGCAGAACAAAGTGTAGCGATAAGAGTAGTCCCAACAATTTCTGTTGGTTCTTGACTACCTGCCGCAGCTCTTATTCCTAAAACTGTCGTCGGAATCAAAGTAATACTTGATGTATTAATCGCCAAAAACGTACACATAGAATCTGTTGCTCTATCTTTTTTATCATTTAACTCCTGTAAGTTTTGCATTGCTTTAATTCCAAAAGGAGTTGCCGCATTGCCCATTCCAAGAAGATTTGCACTCATATTCATAAGTATAGCATTCATAGCTGGATGGTCTTTTGGTACATCAGGAAAAAGAAATTTAGCTATTGGGGTTAATATCTTATTTATAACCCTGATTAGGCCTGACTTCTCAATTATTTTCATTATTCCTAACCAAAAGCTCATAATACTAATAAGCCCTATCGAAAGGTTGACCGCTTCATCTGCAGAATTAAATAAAGCGTTTGTTACATCATCAATATTTCCATTAAAAAGGGAAAATAAAATACCACCAACTATAAAGAATAGCCAGATATAGTTAACCAAAAGATTTCCCCCTCTCCCCCGTCACTCATACCATAAGTAAATTTTGATTCAACTACAAAAAGTCATATGAACAAAGTTTTGTTTTTGAAAGTTTTGTTTTTGATTGCAATACATCTTGATTAAAAAGCAGGAAAAATACGGCCTAATGACGCCGATGTCATTAGCTTATTGAATCAGGAGGAGTTCATAAATTAGGAAGCCGTATTTCGACTACTGGCGAATCTTAGATGTATCAATTAAAAACGCTATACTTATGTGAATAGACTTTTTCAATTGAATCAATATCTAATTAAATAATTATCTTCCGAAGAAACTTAAAATCCTGTTCCAAAAACCTTTGACTTCTATATCATTTTCAGCAACTAGTTTAACTTCTGATACTTTTTGTCCATCGATAGTTACCTCTAAATTTCCAATATAATCTTCAGTATAAATTGGAGCTTCAATATTTTCCTTTGGCTTCAGTATATAGCTAATTTTACTTTTTTCTCTTTCACGTAAAGGTAGTGTAACTTTGTCTTTTGTAATCAATCTTACTTTCTCTTTTTCATTGCCATCTACTTGAAGTTCTTCTATGTGCTGTCCTTCTTCAAATAATGTAACTTGATTATATTCAGAAAAACCCCAATCCAGAATCTTACTGGCATCTTCATACATTTTAGGTGCATTTAGCAATGTTCCTACTAGTCTAGTACCGTCTTTTGATGCAGAAAAAACAAGACACCTTCCAGCTTTTTCTGTCCAACCTGTCTTAACCCCATCTGTACCTGGGTATTTGCCAAAAAGCTTATTTGTATTTCTCAAAAATCTAAAACGAACTTCTTCATCAGGACCAGGAATAATCTTTCTTTTTGTTGCTACTACCCTAGAAAAGACAGGATCTGTTAAGGCTTCTTCTGTAATCTTTAGTAGGTCTTTAGCAGTAGTAAAATGATTTTTGGCCGGAAGGCCATGAGGGTTTTGAAATTTTGTTGAGGTTGCACCTAGCTCCCTTGCTTTTTCATTCATTAACCTATTAAAATTCTGTATGTCACCTGCAATATGTTCAGCTATAGCATGAGCCGCATCATTTCCAGATTCTAAAATAAGACCGTACAACATTTCCTCCATTAATAATTCTTCATCTTCTTGTAAGTAAATCGAAGAGCCTACCACTTCTGAAGCCTCTTTACTAGCGGTCACTTTAGAATCTAACTCTTCATTTTCTAAAGCTAATAGGCCGGTCATGACTTTAGTTGTACTCGCCATAGGAAGTTCTTTGTCAGGATTTTTGACATAGATTATTCGACCTGAGTCTAATTCTAAAAGTGCTGCTCCATCTGCAGAAATTTCAGGGGTGGCTTTTAAAGATTGTGGGTAAACAAAGCTAATAAATATTATTAAAATTAGTATAGTAAAGTAACTTGTTAACCTTTTAATTTTTATCCACCTCTAATTTCAAATCTTATATTATCCGTACACAATATATGATTATTGCCCGACCAAAAAAAATATGCCTCAAGGCTTTAGTTAACCTTGAGGCTGATTAAATGGAGAGCTTCCCTGCTGGTTTTGCTGATTTTGTTGGTTTTGCTGGTTCTTAGCATTTTGCATCATGGTTTTTAGTTGTTCAACAAGCTGTGGAGCATAGTCTACAATTTTATCTAGTATTTGGTGATCATCAACCGTCATTAGTCTAACTTGCTCATTGTTAACAACCAAAAAGGCAACTGGCTGAACTGAAACTCCTGCTCCACTTCCACCGCCAAATGGTAAAGACTGCTGATTATTTTGACTTGAGGATGTTGATGAGTTAAATTCACTACCTCCTGCACAGAAACCAAAATTCACTCTAGATATAGGAATAATAACACTTCCATCAGGTGTTTCTACAGGATTACCCACAATGGTATTTACCTCAACCATTTGTTTAATGCTTTCCATTGCTGTTTTCATTAAGCCCTGGATGGGATGATTATCCATTTTTTAATCCTCCTTCTTATCAAGTTAAATATTTGTCTAATAGTAATTAATGTTAAATGAACCAACCTAAATTGAATTTTGCAGCTTAGCTCTATTTCAAATTTATACTGATTATAAAATGGTTTGATAGTAATATTTTCTTTATAATCATTACTGGCTGATATATTATTTGTTATTGGTTTCATTATTCCCATTATGCTATAAATAAAACCCATTGCTATTGCAGTTGACGAAGCATTTTTTAAGCCAATAAAGAATTTTAAATATAGTTTGTGCAAAATAATAGAATTTATAAACTGCATCATAGATTGTTTAAGCATTTCAAACGAAATATTTGATTTTTTCTTTTTTGATTTATTTTTAGATTTTATTTTTTGTCTGATATTACTAAATTTTTGTCTTAGGCTTATAATTTTATGTAATATCTTTTGAATTCTTTTTGTATCTAGGGTTATTTTTATTATTCCAAACAAAGTAGTTATAATTATTTTGAAATTCCAGCTAGTATCTTGACAAGCATAGAAATCTACCTCAACATAGATTGGCATTAACTGTATAGTCAAATAAATTGTCAGCACAGCCATAACATAATATATAATCAAAAATACCACCTCATCATTTATTATTTTCGTCACGAGGAAATTATATCCACATAAAACAAAAAAACCCGGTAAATTTTTTACCAGGTTAGTAATTCATAATCTTAAGATGTATCAATTGTAAACATTTCACTTATGTGAATAGACTTTTTGTGGCGGAATCACATTATTTTATCCTTTTGATATTTCCTCAATCTCTTCTGGTTTGGGTAAATCTTTTGTAGAGTTTAGGCCAAAGTGTTCTAAAAATTTTTTTGTCACCCCAAACAAAATTGGTTTTCCAGCAACATCTTTTCTCCCAACTGTGTTAATCAAATCTTTTTTTAATAATGAGTTGATTACTCCATCAACTTTTACACCTCTTATTTCTTCAATTTCAATTTTTGTTACTGGTTCTTTGTATGCAATTATTGCAAGGGTTTCTAGTGCAGCTTTACTTAATTTATTTTTCTTGCTATCTTTCTCATATAGCCTGTCCATATAAGGAGCTAACGTAGACTTAGTAACTAGCTGGTAACCACCGGCAACCTCAATAATTTGAAGTCCTCTATTATCGTCATTACTAAAATCATCATTTAAGTCTTTTATTACTTCTCTAATTACAGCAATATCTTTTTGTAATATCTTTGAAATCTCATTTAAAGTAACAGGCTCTGCCTTCGTAAACAAAATCCCCTCAATTATAGCTTTCAGTTTTGAGGCTTGCAAATTACATCCTCCTAATTTAACCTATATTTATAACACCCTCATAGTTAAGCTTTATCCAAATTGGTGCAAATACACCTTCTTGGATAACATCTAATCTGGCTTCTTTAATCAAATCCAAAAGAGCTAAAAAGCTTACTACAAGCTCCTCACACGTAGTGCTATTTTGATTCATCAAATCCTGAAAAATCATTTCCTTATTTTGAGAAGACTCTAAGCTCTCTAGTATAAAACTTTTCTTTTCTTTTACAGTTACATTTATTCTATTATTTTTTATTTTTTCAAGCTCGTCCTTAACGTTATCCTGCCTGGTTTTTCTTTCTACTACATTATTAAAAGCTTCAAGTAAATTTATAACGTTTAAGTTCTCAAAATAATCCTCTGAAGAATCTGTTTGATTTATTTGCTTATTTAGATATTCATCAACGCTTGACACTTTCTTATAGAGTTTACTTTGTTCATTTTCTTTTATCTCCAAATTCTTTGCTATATTCTTATAAAAACGATACTCTACTAGTCTTTTTATTAGCTCTTCACGAGGATCTTCTTCTTCATCTTCTTCATTATCTTTAGGAGGAGAAGGCAGCAGCATCTTAGACTTAATTTCCATTAAATTTGCAGCCATTACTAAAAATTCACTGGCAATCTCTAGATCCATCTGTTTCCACTCTTCAATGTATTCAAAATATTCTTCGGTAATCTCTGATATGGGAATATCATAAATATTAATCTCTCTTTTCTTAACTAAATGGCATAGAAGATCTAAGGGACCTTCAAAAGCATACAAATTAACTTTATAGCTCAAGTCAAAGCACCCTCACAATTAAAATTTAACATATTCTTTAATCTCATCTATGGTTTGTCTTGCAACTTCACCGGCCTTTTTAGCTCCATCATTTAATACCTCATCTACAATTGACGGATTTTCTTCTAATTTTCTTCTCTTTTCTGCTATAGGTTCTAAGAAGTCTCTCATTACCTCTGCAAGACTCATCTTACACTGAACACAACCGATGCTGCCTTCCCTGCACTTGGAGGCAAAATTTTCGAACTCATTTTCATTAAAGATAGTATGAAATGTATATACTGTACATACTTCAGGATCTCCAAGGTCATCTTTTCTTACCCTCTGGGGATCTGTAACCATCATTTTTACTTTTTCTTTAATTTCATCTTCATAAGCTCCTAAAGGTATGGTATTGCCATAACTTTTACTCATTTTGCGGCCATCTACCCCCGGCAAAAGCGTCACCTTATTTAGAAGGGTTTGTGGTTCTGGGAAAATCTCTCCGTATAGATGATTAAACCTTCTTGCTATTTCCCTTGTCAGTTCGATATGTGGTGCCTGATCTTCGCCCACGGGTACTTTGTTAGCTTTATATAACAAAATATCAGCAGCTTGAAGTACAGGATAGCCTAAAAACCCATAAGTAGATATTTCTCTTTCGTTCATCTCCTTGAGCTGTTCTTTGTATGTGGGATTTCTTTCTAACCACCCAAGAGGAGTTATCATTGAAAGCATTAAGTGAAGTTCGGCATGCTCTTTTACATCAGACTGACGAAAAATTACGTTATTTTCGGGGTCAAGCCCAGCACTTAACCAGTCTATTACCATCTCTCTAACATTATCTCTTAAATTTGAAGTATCTTCATAACCAGTTGTCAGCGCATGCCAGTCCACTACGGAAAAGAAACATTTGTGGTCTTTTTGTAATTTAATCCAATTATCAAGAGCTCCAACCAAGTTTCCTAACTGTAGTTTACCAGTTGGTCTCATTCCGCTAAAAATTATACCTTTTTGTTCCATTATTTTTTAAACCTCCTATAGTTCTTAGATATTATTTTGTCATAAAAAATTAAATAAATTAAATGGTAAATACATAAGTTCCATTATTCTATTAGCAAGGGGAACTAAAACATTTCCTATAACACCAGTAAATAAAAGCAGGATTAATATTATAAATCCATACTGATTAAAAAAATCAATAATATTTTCGTGTTCTCTTGGCAAAAGTCCTCTAAGAATTTTGGACCCGTCAAGGGGTGGAATAGGTAACAGATTAAAAATCGCAAGATAAACATTAAGAATTATTATCCAACTCAATACAAAAAGTCCTACACTTTCTTGAATTACAGGTGGGTTTAATGGACTTTGCGGATTTATAATCATCATAAAAGTTGTTGGCGTTATGTTCATAAAAAATCTAATAAAAAAATCCGTAAAGCCAATAAATACAAAAGCCATTACCAGATTACTAAGGGGTCCGGCTAAAGCAACATATAGAAGCCCCTGCTTCATTGGCATATCCCTTCTAAAATTAACAGGATTTACTGGAACAGGCTTTGCCCAACCAAAACCAACAAACCATAACATTATAAGTCCAATAGGATCAAGATGACTTACTGGATTAAGGGTAAGTCTTCCGTGCATTTTTGCAGTACCATCTCCTAGATAATAAGCTACCCTACCGTGAGAATACTCATGCACTGTAAGTGCAATTAATAAAGCAGGTATCCTAAATAAAAGGTCATCACCCATTTTTTGCTTCTCCTTTCTTAGAAAAGAAATCCATTACAAATTCTATCTCTTCATCGACTGAATTTACAAGTCCATCAAGCCGTGCTTTTCTGACTTGTTCTAATACTTCTTTGTATATTGGTCCAGGTTCAATGCCTAAGGATTTTAAGTCTTCTCCTGTTATTTCTATACCTATTCCCTGTAATTCATCCATATAATGATAGATGTTTTCCCGTATTTGAAAAGAATCATTTTCGGCTAAAATATACAAAACGGTCTCAAGGGGAAGCCCTTCCATAATTTCTGCTAATTCACTATTCTTAATATCTTTTTGTTTAAGTTTATTTGAAATTTCAGGTGTTTTTTTAAGAGTCTCAAATATTACCTCCCTAACTTTTTTTGCAATTTTAATTCTCTCAAAATAGGAATCTATTAAAGAAAAAGACTGACCAAAAAACAACACAGAAAAAACAACAGCTTCTTTGCTAATAGAATAACTAAAGTTTTTGCGTTTGCTGTTATACCATTTAATTACATCTTCTACATTATATAGCATTTTTACTTTTTTATCATCTAATCTAACACCAGGAAAAATATTATTTAATATACCCAGGTTATCTATTCTACGAATTGCCTCAGGATAGTTAGGTTCATGAAAAACAAGCCTCAATTCTTCATGCAGCTTTTCTCCTGGCAGTTTTTCTATCACCCCTGTTTCTACAGCATTTTTGATAAAAAGAAGTGTCTGCTCTTCAATTATAAATCCTAATCTGGTCTCAAACCTTATTGCTCTAAATATTCTTGTTGGATCTTCCACAAAGCTCAGGTTATAAAGAACCCGTATATGTCTTTTCTTTAAATCTTCCCTACCATTAAAGAAGTCTAACAATTTGCCAAAAGATGAAATGTTAAGTTCTACAGCCATTGTATTAATAGTAAAATCCCTACGATATAAATCTTGTTTTATTGTACTCTTTTCAACTTCAGGAGCAGCAGCCGGAAAGGCATAAAACTCAATCCTTGCAGTTGCAAAATCTATCCTCAGACCCTGAGGAAGAGTTAGGGTGGCTGTCTGAAATTGAGGAAAAGTTTTGAGTTCACCATTCAAATAATTAGCGAGTATTTTGGAAAGGGAAATAGCATCCTTTTCTACTACTAAGTCTAGGTCTATATTGTTTTTGCCAAGTAAAAGATCTCTAACAAATCCTCCAACTCCATAAACTTTATAGCCTTCCTTCTCAGCTTTTTGACCAATTAAATAAAGTAACCCAACAACTCTTTCAGGTAATCTCTCATTAATTAATTCTTTAATATCTTCTTTTTCTTCATCTACTTCTTTTAAATACAGATTCTCTTTTTCTTCTGCCTTTTCACTCAAGCCATGCTGAATCCTTAGTAGATCAGACCTTGTAACAATACCAACTAACCTACCTGCTGAATTGAGAACAGGTAGTCTACCCACATTTTTATTAACTAGCAAATGCTGTATTTCTCTCAAAGGAGTTTCGGGTGTTATAGTAACAACTTTTTGTGACATGTAACCTTTTACAGGTGCATGTCCAAGCCCATGGTGCTGTGCTTTTTCTACATCTCTTCTTGATATTACACCAACAAGTTTATTTTCGTTTTCATCATTAACTATAGGCAAACCACTATGACCATAACGCATCATAGTTTTACCAGCTTCCTCAACAGTAATATCCATCGAAATTGTCTTAACAGGCTTTGACATAATAGTTTCTGCATTTATATGAACAGGCAAATGCCAGTTAAGTAACTCTATAATTCGACCCTTGATCTCTTTAATATCAGTACCATGGTTATCAATTGTTGCTGAAGCTGCCTGATCGTGACCCTTACCATCAAAATGTTCAATAACCCTTCTAACATTTAACTCCTTTCTCCTACTTCTAGAAACTATATGAATTTTATTTTTTAAATTTACAATAATAAAAAACATATCAACATTTTCTATTTCCATTAACTTATGTATCAGTATTGCAAGACCTGCTATGAATTCCTCTCTCTGGGCTATCGATATTCCTATTTTATAATCATTAATATTATAGTTTTCAGTATTAATAAGAAGCTCTTCTAGCAAATCTCTTTGTTCTTTTTCAAGGGTATCAGTAACATACTCTCTTATTAATTTTAAATCAGCACCACATCTTAGAAGATAACCAACAGCCTCTATATCACGATATGTAGTGGTATCAAAAGTCATAATCCCTGTATCAGCATATATTCCAAGAGCAAGAATCCCTGCCTCTAATGAACTTAATTCTATATTTTTTTCTTTTATTTCCTCAGTAATCAATGTACAGGTAGCACCAACTGTATCCACTACCTGATAAGTAGGGGCTCTATCAAGGTCAAAGTGGGGGTGATGATCAAAAAGAATTAAATTATTCGCCTTTTCTATTATTTCTTTTACAAAACTAAGCCGGTTAATATCCCTTGTATCAACAATAATTAAATTATTAATACTACCCGGATCAAAAGTTATTTTTTCAATAAAAGGAAATGTATCCTTATAAAGTGCCAAAAAAGCTTTAACATTATTACTAATTTGTTCAGGTAAAAGCAGCTTGCTATCAGGATACAGTTTATAAGCTCCAATCATGGCAGCAAGACCATCAAAGTCTAGATTGTTATGAGAAGATATAAGATCCATAATAACCCCCCTTACTTCTGTAACATTATACCATAGTTAATATCCATAAAAAAGCAACCCTTATACCTCAAGGGTTGCTCTCTCTCTTCTAGACAAGAGGTCATAAAAAGCTTCTAACCTGGTATGAAGGCCTAATCTGCCGGTATGTTCATCTAGAGATAAAGTAAGTATAGGAATATTATAATCTTTAGAAACCTTTGGTAACAAACTTTGAGCTATTATCTCCGGGGCACAGGTAAATGGAAGTATATGAACAATACCATCATAATTTTCTTTTGCTTTAATTACAGCATCACCTACAGATTCCCTGCCGTGCCCACCAACAAAATGATCAAGATAAGGTTTTGCAGCATGAACTGCCGGATTTTTCTTTCTAAAAGGCAAAGGGTTAAGGTGCTCTCTAACCCAATTACCCAAGTAAACATTTCGCTTTACTACAGCACCCAAATTGCCTAAATATTTTTCTATGCCCATATTAGCCCGTTTTTCTAGCAGCATGTATATTTCACCCAAAAGCGCTATTTTAACTGGATTTTCTAATTCTAGATTTTTATTCTCATTTAATTCATCAAATCCTTCTCTTGTTACCCTTTCTATATCTTTAATACCTGAAGCCTTATCTAACCTGTCCAAAATCTTTTCATATGTATTATCTAGATCTGATTTGTTTTGACAGTAAGGTCTTACCTCTGCTGTATGAATATCAATTTTGTCTATTGCATCAATCTTTGCAATAGTTATTCGGAGTGCTTTATATATAGTGTTCCAAGAATTTTTGTTTTTTAATTTTTTTAGTTTATCCAAAAATTCATTATAGCTGTGCGGAGGTTCTAAAACTATCATTTCAAAATTATAACCTAAATCTGTAAGAATTCTTTTTTGTACCTGGGAATAATACCCAAATCTACATGGCCCTACACCACCACCCATTACAATGGTATCCGCACCATCTTCTAAAGCCTCAATAAAGTTACCCATATTAAGTTTGAGTGGAAAACAAGCAAACTCCGGTGAATGTTTGACACCTAACTCTATAGTTTTATTAGTTATTGGAGGTGGTACTATTACTTCAAAACCTAATTCGTTAAATAATGCCTTTACTGGTATACTAATTGTCCCCATATGAGGGAAAGTTATCTTCATACAGCTTGTTTCCTCCTTTTTAACATTTCGACAAAAGCTTCAACTCTGGTATTTATTCCTGCTTCTCCTGTATGTTCATCAAGGGTAATCATTAAAAGGGGTATATTCGCCCCTTTCATCTCTCTTTCTACAAGTTCATTAATTAGTGAATCCGGTCCACAACCAAAAGAAACTACCAGAATAATTCCATCAACTTCCCGGTCAGTTAAACTAGAATATGCCGAACCAATAATTTCTTTTCCAAAGGTCCAAAATATTGGTTTCTCAAGCTTTTTCAGCCCTTTTTCTTTTGACTTTTTACTAATCATTTCAGTTGTAATAGGGAAAACATCAGAATTCCTTAGTTTTTCAATCAAGTTATGGTTTATAAAATCATCATTTATGTTGTATGAATGTCCTAAAACTGCCACCTTTGTATCTAACATACTTCTTGTATCTAACATGCCCCTTCTTTTATCTGAATGGTTTGAATTAGCCTCCAAAATGTCTAATGGCAGATTACCGCTTAATAATTCATTTTCATAATTATTCTGGCAGGCAAGGGCTGTATTATATGATTTTAGTGTATCTACCATTCTGCAGTTAAGCTTATTACCCAGACTAATTAATTCTTTTAGAAAAGCTAATGGCTTTTTAGTTAAGTCAACAGTAGGACTTAATATTCTATCTTCGCTAAGTTCAAATTGATTTATAATTAGGTTTGGGAGACC
The Natranaerofaba carboxydovora genome window above contains:
- a CDS encoding acyl-CoA dehydratase activase-related protein, with the translated sequence MKIGIPRALLYYNYYPGWKAFFENLGYEVKVSPKTDKKILDDGVKLCIDDVCLPIKIYLGHVKKLIEENEVDTIFAPRFIGVERKKYLCPKLFGLPNLIINQFELSEDRILSPTVDLTKKPLAFLKELISLGNKLNCRMVDTLKSYNTALACQNNYENELLSGNLPLDILEANSNHSDKRRGMLDTRSMLDTKVAVLGHSYNINDDFINHNLIEKLRNSDVFPITTEMISKKSKEKGLKKLEKPIFWTFGKEIIGSAYSSLTDREVDGIILVVSFGCGPDSLINELVEREMKGANIPLLMITLDEHTGEAGINTRVEAFVEMLKRRKQAV